A single genomic interval of Coccidioides posadasii str. Silveira chromosome 1, complete sequence harbors:
- a CDS encoding uncharacterized protein (EggNog:ENOG410PRB1), whose translation MADMRYMTVNLEVPFGGMPPCFVAATGQQHGVPPVAQAQFIPVLPRPDIGAVPGWQPWQEPPGVIPPPYNAAPPAAAPPAAAAASPPPPTPTSPPLPSGAHIPTTTDKPVVLPSGQGYIFPQTHTTLHIIESNFPPWENPGRPFHWRSFLAPITLTLKGLIEQICPDKGPKGEKVTSRGITECLELGDGAWLKGAEFWVGEKGKGDAMKGKVGQTLSEVGWDESRGTESRPVWLAVSVVYV comes from the coding sequence ATGGCCGATATGCGGTACATGACGGTTAATTTGGAGGTTCCATTTGGCGGCATGCCACCCTGTTTTGTCGCGGCCACGGGCCAACAACATGGCGTGCCACCCGTTGCGCAAGCTCAATTCATCCCCGTCTTGCCGCGGCCAGACATCGGCGCCGTTCCTGGTTGGCAGCCGTGGCAAGAGCCCCCTGGTGTCATCCCTCCTCCATATAACGCTGCTCCGCCTGCCGCCGCACCACCCGCAGCCGCAGCAGCATCACCACCTCCGCCGACACCTACCAGTCCTCCGCTCCCCTCTGGCGCACACATCCCTACCACAACCGACAAACCAGTTGTGCTCCCGTCAGGACAGGGCTACATCTTCCCACAAACCCATACCACCCTCCATATCATTGAATCTAATTTTCCACCTTGGGAAAACCCGGGACGACCATTCCATTGGCGATCCTTCCTCGCCCCTATCACTTTGACCCTTAAGGGGCTCATTGAACAAATCTGTCCTGACAAGGGCCCTAAGGGAGAAAAGGTGACTAGTCGCGGAATCACAGAGTGTCTTGAACTTGGGGACGGAGCATGGTTGAAGGGCGCGGAGTTTTGGGTTGGGGAGAAGGGTAAGGGCGATGCAATGAAGGGCAAGGTTGGCCAGACTTTGAGTGAAGTAGGATGGGATGAGAGTCGCGGAACCGAATCTCGACCGGTATGGTTGGCGGTGTCCGTCGTCTATGTTTAG
- a CDS encoding uncharacterized protein (BUSCO:96633at4751~EggNog:ENOG410PHC8~COG:A~BUSCO:1362at33183): protein MFTFTPLLGAQYSHSKASQSILELDGGVKILIDVGWDETFDPSALKELEKHIPTLSLILLTHATPSHIGAFVYCCKTFPLFAQIPVYATYPVISFGRSLLQDLYSSAPLASTFLPTTSSISDSNGSNSLPTQDPTAPAGALTEGDTLNSTTAGKILLPSPTSEDIARHFSLIHPLKYSQPHQPLPSPFSPPLNGLTITAYNAGHTVGGTIWHIQHGMESIVYAVDWNQARENVIAGAAWFGSSGANRTDVIEQLRKPTALVCSAKGGDKFAPGGGRKKRDDLLLDMIRSCIAKKGTVLLPTDTSARVLELAYVLEHAWREAANGPDGENSLKNATLYLAGKKVHSTMRLARSMLEWMDESIVREFEGGDGGESLGAGRSSGAASGQQSKGTPGQTSDKKSAGPHKGLGPFTFRHLKIIERKTKLENILRSEGPKVIIASDASLDWGFSKEILRHVAQGAENLVILTESSAGPANPSSSDSTATIRDSLGHTIWQWYGERKDGVALEKASDGELLEQVHSGGRELTFIDVQKAPLDPDELVIYQQYLATQRQLQNTAQGRGETDLENAPDALDDASSSTSSEDSESEQQGKVLNFSTTLAHSNRSKLALTDADLGVNILLRRRNVYDYDVRGKKGRERMFPYVVPRRRGDQYGDFIRPEEYLRAEEREEAQMQVQRGPDGRIQPAPGQKRRWGETGNGDKLGPSKRQQPQKDQQADMSLSGSLDLNGVEDSEVSEEESAGQDVSGPTKATLVHSAVNMNARIAYVDFAGLHDKRSLEMLIPLIQPRKLILIGGMKDETIALASECRSLLAANAGLDGATSKPGVDIFTPQLGDTVDASVDTNAWMVKLSRALVRRLRWQNVRSLGVVALTANLQGPDAATQNDDVEEPSKKKAMLQKGADIQGPNVVESRANETLIKKEVFPLLDVLPPNLAAATRSLSKPLHVGDLRLADLRKLMQASGHSAEFRGDGTLLIDGFVVVRKSGAGKIEIESSARAATVNPKASKGGEGTFLAVKRKIYDCLAVVARG from the exons ATGTTTACGTTTACGCCCCTTCTTGGGGCCCAGTATTCCCACTCGAAGGCGTCTCAGTCCATTCTGGAACTTGATGGAGGTGTCAAGATCTTAATCGATGTTGGATGGGATGAGACGTTTGATCCGTCGGCTCTCAAAGAATTGGAAAA GCATATTCCAACACTCTCGCTGATCCTTTTAACCCATGCCACACCGTCCCACATTGGAGCCTTCGTCTACTGTTGTAAAACCTTTCCTCTATTTGCCCAAATTCCAGTGTACGCGACATACCCAGTTATATCATTTGGAAGGTCCCTCCTTCAAGACCTGTACAGCTCTGCTCCCTTGGCTTCGACCTTCTTGCCGACAACATCTTCGATATCAGATTCGAATGGCTCTAATTCACTACCCACGCAAGACCCAACAGCCCCTGCAGGCGCTTTGACCGAAGGTGACACATTGAATTCCACTACAGCCGGAAAAATCTTACTGCCCTCTCCTACTTCTGAGGACATCGCTCGCCATTTCTCTCTTATCCACCCGTTAAAATACTCACAACCGCATCAGCCTTTACCATCGCCCTTCTCTCCTCCCCTTAACGGTCTTACAATCACCGCCTATAATGCTGGTCATACAGTAGGCGGCACAATATGGCACATTCAGCACGGGATGGAATCGATTGTGTACGCAGTTGACTGGAACCAGGCGAGAGAAAATGTGATTGCCGGTGCAGCTTGGTTCGGAAGTTCCGGTGCAAATCGCACAGACGTTATCGAACAGCTTCGGAAGCCAACGGCTCTTGTCTGCAGTGCGAAAGGTGGTGATAAATTCGCCCCTGGTGGAGGCAGAAAGAAACGAGACGACTTGTTGCTTGACATGATTCGAAGTTGCATCGCGAAAAAAGGAACTGTTTTACTTCCTACTGACACAAGCGCGCGAGTTTTGGAGTTGGCCTATGTTCTGGAACACGCCTGGCGCGAGGCAGCTAATGGTCCAGATGGAGAGAATTCGTTGAAAAATGCTACCTTGTATTTGGCAGGGAAAAAGGTTCATAGTACTATGAGACTTGCTCGTAGTATGCTAGAATGGATGGATGAAAGTATAGTTCGTGAGTTTGAAGGTGGTGATGGTGGTGAGTCCCTTGGTGCTGGAAGATCTTCAGGCGCAGCAAGTGGACAGCAATCAAAGGGAACTCCAGGCCAAACGTCAGATAAGAAAAGTGCAGGGCCACATAAAGGGCTTGGACCTTTCACGTTCCGGCATCTCAAAATTATTGAACGAAAAACAAAATTAGAAAATATCTTACGATCAGAGGGGCCAAAAGTTATCATCGCATCGGATGCATCTCTCGATTGGGGTTTCAGCAAAGAGATATTGCGACATGTAGCGCAAGGCGCTGAAAATTTGGTGATTCTCACAGAATCATCCGCTGGTCCAGCCAACCCGTCATCGTCGGATAGCACCGCAACGATTAGAGATAGTTTGGGCCATACCATTTGGCAATGGTATGGAGAGCGGAAAGATGGTGTTGCCCTGGAAAAAGCTTCTGATGGAGAGTTGTTAGAACAAGTTCACAGCGGTGGAAGAGAGTTGACATTCATCGATGTCCAAAAAGCTCCTCTAGACCCTGACGAGCTAGTAATTTATCAGCAGTACCTGGCCACCCAAAGGCAGTTACAGAATACGGCACAAGGACGAGGGGAAACGGACCTTGAAAATGCTCCAGATGCGCTAGACGATGCCTCTAGCTCGACGTCATCTGAAGACTCCGAATCGGAACAGCAAGGCAAAGTTTTGAACTTTTCAACTACTCTTGCTCACTCCAATCGAAGCAAACTGGCTCTAACGGATGCGGATTTGGGTGTGAACATCCTTCTTCGACGAAGGAATGTGTATGACTACGACGTTCGAGGGAAGAAAGGCAGAGAAAGAATGTTTCCATACGTCGTTCCGAGAAGAAGAGGTGATCAATACGGAGATTTCATACGACCTGAAGAATATCTTAGGGCTGAGGAGCGTGAAGAGGCGCAAATGCAGGTACAGCGGGGCCCCGACGGCCGGATACAGCCCGCCCCAGGTCAAAAAAGACGCTGGGGCGAGACTGGAAATGGCGACAAACTTGGCCCTAGCAAAAGGCAGCAGCCCCAAAAAGACCAGCAGGCGGACATGTCATTGTCTGGCAGTTTGGATTTGAATGGCGTAGAAGACTCCGAGGTATCTGAGGAGGAGTCCGCGGGTCAGGATGTTTCAGGGCCGACGAAAGCTACGTTGGTGCATTCTGCAGTTAATATGAACGCTCGCATTGCATACGTTGACTTTGCAGGCCTGCACGATAAGCGGAGTTTGGAGATGTTGATTCCCCTGATTCAGCCGCGGAAATTGATTCTTATCGGCGGAATGAAAGATGAAACCATCGCGCTTGCTTCGGAATGTCGAAGTTTGCTAGCGGCAAACGCTGGTCTGGATGGTGCCACTTCTAAACCAGGCGTTGATATTTTCACCCCTCAACTAGGAGACACCGTGGATGCTAGTGTTGATACAAATGCTTGGATGGTTAAGCTTAGCCGCGCGTTGGTTCGACGTCTTAGGTGGCAAAATGTCCGGTCATTAGGAGTGGTTGCTCTTACCGCGAATCTGCAAGGGCCCGATGCCGCTACCCAGAACGACGACGTTGAGGAACCGTCGAAGAAGAAGGCTATGTTGCAAAAGGGTGCCGACATCCAAGGACCAAACGTGGTGGAAAGCCGAGCTAATGAAACCCTGATCAAGAAAGAAGTTTTCCCCCTTCTCGACGTCCTACCGCCAAACCTTGCTGCCGCGACCAGGTCCTTATCCAAGCCGCTTCATGTGGGCGACCTTAGATTAGCCGATCTCAGGAAACTTATGCAAGCCTCTGGGCACTCTGCAGAGTTTCGAGGAGACGGCACACTACTTATCGATGGCTTCGTCGTTGTGAGGAAATCTGGGGCTGGAAAAATTGAAATCGAAAGCTCCGCACGTGCTGCCACAGTCAATCCCAAAGCATCAAAAGGTGGTGAAGGAACTTTTTTGGCAGTGAAACGAAAGATTTATGACTGTCTTGCCGTTGTCGCTCGAGGTTAA
- a CDS encoding uncharacterized protein (EggNog:ENOG410Q5EJ), with protein MSTVDYTHMEIVPHPTDDESLSGETVFDDGPTNHRGVKRGCSSVESSDDDQHPGDDHSGGKRRRQHFDLDMPVTEPCLGPPIHNPELYDQIQRISRTTGSYVGPGAAVVLKYEPPEPRSPTPMDEGWIDGTKSAYERNLESKLNELRGGEDQSDESVKAPPISPLTPINERVQVSEGEPYANGRAQLSSEGSQLKRGERSQGVELHGNEREEMELNRRGALEDNHERKHSQILAGQTGGKKLPELMAFHAEMEEENSSLKASSSVATFSSSNLRESEESSSSPIAPGQRRRRRFQELSVPDEAASGSSSTHASKSGAPQGNTNHPSSHDSSSGPAREKSRSKTPTSPRPSPMPRKGLRKGSLLELFPRITHFRRIRTWAGRPGKTPSIRRLSNPINLSPNPRLTRPCRRNVEIVSPPLPIPSPSARTPRPSPPRPAVIDPEMAPNRHVRDIAFPSIEYDPNAGPIDITTPPRRPKMRIGPPRGRGNRSRLRALSETSRHITRGPASPKVKGEFSGTGTPRVVDGATQASGPAAAAIASNQNPVGATEVSRGAPRRKANTRRGPPPGRKARKQNIAPTVTAPSDTATTSQGAGIVETQRKAQEAVAQDPVPTIEPTETITELGESRTVNEANTALKREPQSRSQPNNEPEPATIAVPMTGRASTKAKLTTNVSDTTPVARNTRAAARRAAAAAEAAANPPQENVQALEDPQQRVEEPKTTTKRGQGKKTTTAATAKIKAPAAKTATKKRGGAKTAATEDTEEADDEGESEQEDNDEEAIDPTPKTTSSRAKKGATASKAGGKGKGKTSRKPTKAAPKKRGKKK; from the exons ATGTCGACCGTGGACTATACGCATATGGAAATTGTTCCACATCCGACAGACGATGAATCGCTCTCAGGCGAAACAGTCTTCGACGATGGTCCTACAAACCACAGGGGTGTTAAAAGAGGGTGCTCCAGCGTCGAGAGCTCGGACGATGATCAGCATCCAGGTGATGACCACTCGGGGGGAAAGCGTCGCCGCCAGCATTTCGACCTAGATATGCCAGTTACAGAACCATGCCTTGGGCCACCGATTCACAATCCAGAACTATATGACCAGATTCAGCGCATCAGCAGGACCACTGGATCTTACGTGGGGCCTGGAGCCGCGGTCGTTTTAAAATATGAGCCCCCTGAGCCACGAAGTCCAACGCCCATGGATGAGGGTTGGATCGACGGGACAAAATCTGCTTATGAGCGGAATCTGGAATCGAAGTTGAATGAACTCCGGGGTGGAGAAGACCAGAGCGATGAGAGCGTCAAGGCCCCGCCAATAAGTCCCTTAACTCCTATAAATGAACGTGTGCAGGTATCAGAGGGCGAACCGTATGCGA ATGGGCGAGCGCAATTATCCTCCGAAGGTAGTCAGTTAAAACGTGGAGAGCGATCTCAGGGAGTGGAACTGCATGGaaatgagagagaagaaatggaaTTAAACAGAAGAGGAGCTTTGGAAGACAATCATGAGCGAAAGCACAGCCAAATATTGGCGGGCCAAACGGGCGGTAAAAAGTTACCTGAGCTAATGGCTTTCCATGCCGagatggaagaagaaaattcgTCCCTGAAGGCATCTTCCTCCGTGGCAACATTCAGCTCTTCCAATCTAAGAGAGTCGGAAGAAAGTTCCTCTTCACCAATCGCTCCCGGTCAGCGGCGCCGTAGAAGATTCCAAGAACTCTCCGTCCCAGATGAAGCTGCGAGTGGAAGCAGCAGCACGCACGCTTCAAAGTCGGGAGCTCCTCAGGGGAACACGAACCACCCTTCGAGTCATGATTCTAGCTCCGGTCCAGCCCGAGAGAAAAGCCGGTCAAAGACCCCTACCTCTCCTCGGCCCTCACCGATGCCTAGAAAAGGACTCAGGAAAGGGTCACTACTTGAGCTTTTCCCAAGGATCACACATTTCAGGCGGATTCGAACCTGGGCAGGACGACCGGGCAAGACGCCAAGCATCAGAAGGTTGAGTAATCCGATAAATCTGTCGCCAAATCCCCGTTTGACCAGGCCTTGTCGACGAAATGTCGAAATTGTCTCTCCACCACTGCCGATACCAAGCCCATCAGCCAGGACACCCCGACCATCACCACCCCGTCCGGCGGTGATAGATCCAGAAATGGCGCCGAATAGGCATGTTAGAGATATAGCGTTCCCCAGTATCGAATATGATCCGAACGCCGGGCCCATCGATATTACAACGCCACCAAGAAGACCTAAAATGAGAATTGGTCCGCCGCGCGGTCGAGGGAATAGATCACGACTGCGCGCATTATCAGAAACATCACGCCATATCACAAGAGGACCAGCTAGCCCTAAAGTTAAGGGCGAATTTAGTGGTACTGGGACCCCAAGGGTGGTTGATGGTGCAACCCAAGCCTCTGGCCCCGCTGCAGCTGCCATTGCGTCCAACCAGAATCCAGTGGGAGCTACAGAAGTAAGTCGCGGTGCACCTCGTCGTAAAGCAAACACGAGACGCGGCCCACCTCCCGGTCGAAAAGCCAGAAAGCAGAATATCGCGCCCACTGTGACAGCACCAAGTGATACTGCGACAACTAGCCAAGGTGCAGGGATCGTGGAGACCCAACGCAAAGCTCAAGAAGCAGTCGCCCAGGACCCCGTTCCCACAATTGAACCGACAGAAACTATCACAGAGCTTGGCGAGTCAAGAACTGTCAATGAAGCTAATACTGCGCTGAAAAGAGAACCTCAAAGCCGCAGCCAACCGAATAACGAACCAGAGCCAGCTACAATAGCAGTTCCAATGACGGGTAGGGCATCTACGAAGGCAAAACTAACTACAAACGTCTCAGATACAACACCAGTGGCCAGAAATACTCGTGCAGCAGCGAGAAGGGCTGCTGCAGCGGCAGAAGCAGCGGCAAATCCTCCTCAAGAGAATGTGCAGGCACTGGAGGACCCACAGCAACGGGTAGAAGAGCCCAAGACGACGACCAAAAGGGGACAGGGAAAGAAGACAACCACTGCAGCAACGGCGAAAATTAAAGCACCAGCGGCCAAGACAGCGACAAAGAAAAGAGGCGGTGCGAAGACCGCGGCTACTGAGGACACCGAGGAGGCCGATGATGAAGGCGAGAGCGAACAAGAGGACAATGACGAGGAAGCAATTGACCCTACTCCGAAAACAACCTCATCAAGAGCTAAAAAGGGAGCTACCGCCTCCAAAGCAGGAGGGAAGGGTAAAGGCAAGACTTCAAGGAAACCAACCAAAGCCGCCCCCAAGAAACGTGGGAAAAAGAAGTAG
- a CDS encoding uncharacterized protein (EggNog:ENOG410PGNP~COG:K), which translates to MTTFLPVNINHTGAEIKMDFQQKSPATPFLPRMERPVKREAQEQSQTGNATETQSDNNKRPAVAGGTNDNNKSNLSHPRPVSNGNASREGSSTQSSAPEDVPAHESEGEHYGSENEADHGETAPPSKKKKGQRFYCKDFPPCNLSFTRSEHLARHIRKHTGERPFQCHCSRRFSRLDNLRQHAQTVHVNEDIPGDSLAATGTRFQRQIRTDRVRPPGRARAGTGGSQGGHSRGHSRNLSTSSIASTVSSFSQTQELRRRPPPLMMANDGNARARLSLETASPPKTPPQQIHPFQGPSPNTAVFTPSSANYDTASPFYASPASTTGFWGDSIHSRRLSVPTDSRPFDPSSHASSFSPVHLRQLAPAHGPYPNNETPLGGPSTPHTPQTAQGISPSDSDWRRRTWHPSSGFARPITSGLWFQQSAEQTPSAYPVNLQPLQNQNPPRLPGIESFDQMQQSPLAPPRREPTPMQIDRPGQVEQPIQQQQQQQQQQHQQAGAPPFPTSFDAQTPAARPQPPISGPGHRRGFLSLDLSLHRNLTKLDLRESPPQKNAGQWSQQTTHPTSAVTNQQERVSVSSTAPPAPVQALPPIAPKEPQPIADATNANDHTKRHTWFITSSADPSHSNVPVTRAPSSHPKTSEGVQATPKASVDFLATVAQNESEAERRRSLAISDLSSQNPPQPPRYTFDASSEPRSGVYPGPATNDPGLGRLEALVAVATSESSGRMF; encoded by the exons ATGACAACTTTTCTTCCTGTCAACATCAACCATACCGGCGCGGAGATAAAAATGGATTTTCAGCAGAAAAGTCCAGCCACGCCATTCTTGCCTCGCATGGAACGGCCCGTCAAGCGCGAGGCCCAGGAGCAATCCCAGACTGGAAACGCGACCGAAACCCAAAGTGACAACAACAAACGCCCTGCCGTGGCCGGAGGCACGAACGACAATAACAAGTCGAATCTTTCGCATCCTCGTCCGGTTTCGAACGGAAACGCGAGTAGGGAAGGGTCGTCAACACAGTCTTCTGCACCTGAGGATGTACCGGCGCATGAATCGGAAGGCGAACACTATGGAAGCGAGAACGAAGCGGATCACGGGGAGACCGCTCCTCcatcgaagaagaaaaagggccAACGGTTTTATTGTAAAGATTTTCCACCTTGCAATTTGAGCTTCACGAGAAGCGAGCATCTCGCTCGTCACATAAG GAAACATACAGGAGAGAGACCGTTTCAGTGCCATTGCTCGAGGCGCTTTTCACGCCTAGATAACCTTCGACAGCATGCACAGACAGTCCATGTCAACGAAGACATTCCTGGCGATTCCCTTGCTGCCACAGGAACTCGATTTCAACGCCAGATTCGAACCGACCGAGTACGCCCACCAGGGAGAGCCCGTGCTGGGACTGGTGGTAGCCAGGGTGGTCATAGCCGTGGACATAGCAGGAATCTGTCTACGTCCAGTATCGCTTCCACGGTGTCATCTTTCAGTCAGACCCAGGAGCTCCGGCGCAGACCCCCGCCGCTAATGATGGCGAACGACGGCAATGCAAGAGCCAGGCTATCTCTAGAAACAGCCTCACCACCAAAGACCCCTCCTCAGCAGATCCACCCCTTCCAGGGACCATCGCCAAACACAGCCGTCTTTACACCGTCGTCAGCGAACTACGATACAGCGAGCCCTTTCTACGCATCTCCAGCCTCAACCACAGGATTCTGGGGAGATAGTATACATTCACGCCGCCTGTCCGTCCCCACAGACAGTCGACCATTCGACCCTTCTTCTCATGCGAGCTCGTTCTCGCCTGTACACCTTAGACAGCTTGCACCCGCACACGGCCCATATCCTAACAATGAAACTCCTTTAGGTGGTCCATCAACTCCTCATACACCGCAGACTGCTCAAGGAATATCCCCTTCCGACTCTGACTGGCGACGGAGGACCTGGCACCCAAGCTCCGGGTTCGCTCGACCAATAACCAGTGGTCTCTGGTTCCAGCAGTCTGCAGAACAGACCCCGTCCGCGTACCCGGTCAATTTACAACCATTGCAGAATCAAAACCCACCGAGACTACCGGGGATCGAGAGTTTTGATCAGATGCAGCAGAGCCCGTTAGCACCGCCCCGGCGCGAGCCTACGCCCATGCAGATCGACCGTCCTGGTCAGGTAGAACAGCCCattcaacaacaacagcagcagcagcagcagcagcaccaACAAGCTGGTGCTCCCCCATTTCCAACTTCTTTCGATGCGCAGACCCCAGCGGCACGACCACAGCCCCCCATTTCAGGCCCCGGTCATCGTAGAGGATTTCTTTCCTTGGACCTGTCGCTTCACAGAAATTTAACCAAACTTGATCTCCGTGAGAGTCCTCCTCAGAAGAACGCTGGCCAATGGAGTCAACAGACAACCCATCCAACAAGTGCCGTAACCAACCAGCAGGAACGTGTTTCAGTTTCATCCACTGCTCCCCCTGCTCCGGTTCAAGCTTTACCTCCCATTGCGCCCAAGGAGCCGCAGCCTATTGCTGATGCTACCAATGCGAATGATCATACCAAGAGACATACTTGGTTCATCACTTCGTCTGCCGACCCTTCACACTCGAATGTACCGGTTACTAGGGCCCCGTCTTCCCACCCAAAGACGTCTGAAGGCGTCCAAGCCACCCCAAAGGCGAGCGTCGACTTCCTCGCAACCGTCGCACAGAACGAAAGCGAAGCGGAACGTCGGCGTTCACTCGCTATTTCAGATCTTAGTAGCCAGAAT CCCCCACAGCCGCCTAGGTACACATTTGATGCTAGTTCTGAGCCACGTTCTGGAGTCTATCCTGGTCCGGCCACTAATGATCCTGGACTGGGACGACTTGAGGCACTTGTTGCTGTTGCCACGAGCGAAAGCAGCGGTAGAATGTTTTGA